The proteins below come from a single Drosophila teissieri strain GT53w chromosome 3L, Prin_Dtei_1.1, whole genome shotgun sequence genomic window:
- the LOC122616225 gene encoding serine/threonine-protein phosphatase 6 regulatory subunit 3: MFWDKGYAPSANIEALLEKENSTLEEFLDEEDILQECKTQKKNLVNYFTRPEVIRRLVELITTEPSEDVPMSQRFRYANMSCEILTLGLPSLDEKLLNDAETLQLLYSYLEKEPPLNPLLSSFFSKTFSMLFTKKPEQDWFLYQHMCLQLLEYIKSQKTFLDFICKHFDTPVIPDLIMQMMKDIEGGRLKRNLFEWLTEDKIVERLIAILRNPQETDKHANVADFFCDLINQGRLMRQTEQENDSFEPAFDGSNPILKTIESADTIEALLNVILEPNAQESAILSGISVVLTLIKPITFTDEPNSDRQRLLQKREREFHQEVQETVITVMAPRLQEFVHILKNPPAKPTLETTAAVLTPPFGKTRLQVCRVFTALLETKHETIQQAICATEYFSLLLDFFQQYCWNNFLHTEMEKALHVVFYNELSNNNTASTEVTDFFTADCLINAFLKVGTEESEVEMKNALNDAKRAEGGKDEEGGDIEIEVAAAQEVAAQTHDERQATAEENQEQEVHKSQVETATEATASEEAEPKVQDNCEVDGESPADHQDSEPTLNDLDKTKTVASAPPSEMQTHLIVNCHLVSKLVDLWQHNAQAQSAEKGRRLGYMGHLIKILRHITNCISESEHIGDLITTSLSDEAKLKLWQSLIDAETGEFSLAVKQQTKLLADCNPHEENEYNVGSKDYMGETNAWDTGTLSYSNMGYSDLDNTLQDIVFTNDQNLFQFGRNIDDEDDDDEEHGDHLGGGDGHGHGMFTKNSITLNNLTDPWDMDVQFSDIPSVSAQINTGTANWGTDFNADNFADFDAHFSTFGSDLGMPITAPPGEEEEEEDISPAPASATEVSPEEDRQPAESIGNAVGKGGQVTLGCTDDQQAEYDNNANVEKAISDKLSESSVVETAAIVTRLQSVLLDAEDDYEDDEGMWTKPLGADRPVETEQITPISNGPASKINEFNHANDNSSNNVDGHEANITAEQQKLAAAAKTNNVEIATTTT, translated from the exons atgttttgggaCAAGGGTTATGCGCCCTCCGCGAATATAGAGGCGCTGCTCGAGAAGGAG AACTCCACGctggaggaattcctggacgagGAGGACATACTGCAGGAGTGCAAGACGCAAAAGAAGAACCTGGTCAACTACTTTACACGTCCCGAGGTCATTCGGCGTCTGGTGGAGCTGATCACGACCGAGCCCTCTGAAGATGTGCCCATGTCGCAGCGATTCCGCTATGCCAACATGTCCTGTGAGATACTCACACT CGGCCTGCCGTCCCTGGACGAGAAGCTACTGAACGACGCGGAgacgctgcagctgctgtaTTCATATCTGGAAAAGGAACCACCGTTAAATCCATTGCTATCGTCGTTTTTTAGCAAAACGTTTAGCATGCTCTTTACCAAAAAGCCTGAACAAGATTGGTTTTTGTATCAACACATGTGCCTACAACTCCTGGAGTATATTAAATCGCAGAAGACCTTTTTGGATTTCATTTGTAAACACTTTGACACACCGGTCATACCTGATCTAATAATGCAGATGATGAAGGACATCGAGGGTGGGCGACTCAAGCGGAACCTTTTCGAA TGGCTAACTGAAGATAAAATTGTTGAGAGACTGATTGCAATATTGCGTAATCCTCAAGAAACCGACAAACATGCAAATGTTGCCGACTTTTTCTGTGATCTTATTAACCAAGGGCGCCTAATGCGCCAGACCGAGCAGGAGAACGATTCGTTTGAGCCGGCCTTCGATGGATCCAACCCCATTCTGAAGACGATCGAATCTGCGGATACAATTGAAGCCTTGTTAAATGTGATTTTGGAACCAAACGCTCAGGAGAGCGCCATCTTATCAGGAATATCGGTTGTACTTACGCTAATCAAGCCAATTACCTTCAC AGATGAGCCCAACTCTGATCGCCAGCGATTGTTGCAAAAGCGTGAACGCGAATTCCACCAGGAAGTCCAGGAGACTGTGATCACTGTGATGGCGCCACGCCTCCAGGAATTTGTCCACATACTGAAAAACCCGCCTGCG AAACCCACGCTAGAAACCACGGCCGCCGTGCTGACGCCCCCATTTGGAAAGACTCGACTGCAAGTGTGCCGCGTGTTCACTGCCCTGCTGGAGACCAAGCATGAGACAATTCAGCAGGC AATCTGCGCGACTGAGTACTTCAGCCTGTTGCTGGACTTCTTCCAGCAGTACTGCTGGAACAATTTCCTACACACAGAGATGGAAAAGGCCTTGCATGTGGTCTTTTACAACGAGCtgtccaacaacaacactgcATCCACGGAGGTTACGGACTTCTTCACTGCAGACTGCCTGATCAATGCCTTTTTGAAGGTGGGCACGGAGGAGTCCGAAGTCGAGATGAAGAACGCTCTTAACGATGCAAAGCGGGCGGAAGGTGGCAAGGATGAGGAAGGCGGTGACATCGAAATCGAAGTGGCAGCTGCGCAGGAAGTGGCTGCCCAGACCCACGATGAGCGACAGGCAACTGCAGAAGAAAACCAAGAGCAGGAAGTACACAAGAGCCAAGTGGAAACCGCGACCGAAGCAACAGCTTCTGAGGAAGCAGAACCCAAAGTCCAGGATAATTGTGAGGTGGATGGTGAATCTCCAGCAGATCATCAGGATTCGGAGCCAACGCTCAATGATCTCGACAAGACTAAGACCGTTGCCAGTGCTCCGCCCTCTGAAATGCAAACACAT TTAATTGTAAACTGTCATCTGGTATCAAAACTGGTCGACTTGTGGCAGCACAATGCGCAGGCGCA ATCTGCTGAGAAGGGTCGACGTCTGGGCTATATGGGCCACCTTATCAAAATTCTGCGTCACATTACGAATTGTATATCAGAATCTGAACATATCGGTGATCTGATCACCACCAGCTTAAGTGACGAAGCCAAACTTAAGCTGTGGCAATCGTTGATCGACGCGGAAACTGGCGAGTTTTCGCTGGCGGTTAAACAGCAGACCAAGCTCCTGGCCGACTGCAATCCGCACGAGGAGAATGAGTACAATGTGGGCTCCAAGGACTATATGGGCGAGACAAATGCGTGGGATACTGGAACCTTGTCTTACAGCAATATGGGATATAGTGATCTGGATAACACGTTGCAAGACATCGTATTTACCAATGATCAGAATCTGTTCCAGTTTGGTCGAAACATTGACGacgaagatgatgatgatgaagagcATGGCGACCACTTGGGCGGCGGTGATGGCCATGGGCACGGCATGTTCACCAAAAATTCGATCACGCTTAACAACTTGACTGATCCCTGGGACATGGACGTCCAGTTTTCCGACATTCCCAGCGTTTCTGCGCAGATTAACACTGGCACTGCCAACTGGGGCACGGATTTCAATGCGGATAACTTTGCCGATTTCGATGCGCACTTTAGCACCTTCGGCAGCGATCTGGGTATGCCCATAACTGCACCGCCAGgtgaagaggaggaggaggaggacatTTCCCCAGCGCCGGCATCCGCCACAGAAGTGAGCCCAGAGGAGGATCGCCAACCAGCTGAATCTATTGGAAACGCTGTGGGCAAGGGCGGCCAGGTTACTCTAGGGTGTACCGACGATCAGCAGGCTGAGTACGACAATAATGCCAACGTGGAAAAGGCCATCAGCGATAAGCTGTCAGAGTCGAGCGTGGTGGAGACTGCAGCAATTGTAACTCGACTGCAATCCGTACTGCTGGATGCCGAGGATGACTATGAGGACGATGAGGGAATGTGGACCAAGCCATTGGGTGCGGATCGTCCTGTGGAGACCGAGCAAATAACTCCCATTTCAAATGGACCAGCCAgcaaaattaatgaatt CAATCATGCTAACgataacagcagcaacaacgtgGATGGCCACGAAGCCAACATCACAGCGGAGCAGCAGAAATTGGCCGCTGCCGCCAAGACGAACAATGTTGAAATTGCAACTACGACCACATAA